TTGTGGTTGACAAAGGGAAAGTGATTATGGACGGTCCAAGAGATGCGGTGTTGGCAAAACTCAATGAAAAGCCAGACACTTCGCCAACAGAAGCGAAGCAAACGGAAAGCCATTAATGAATAAGCATAAAGAAGTACAAAAATGACAACAGAAAATTCATCTCAAGAGCAAAATAAACAACCTCAAACACAAAAGTTAGAAAAGGTTGATAACAAAGATTTGCATTTACTTACGGATCTACATGCCGCAATGCAACAAGAAAAACACACCAAAACCTTTGCCATTATTTGGTTAATTGGTGTCTTCCTGATTGTTTTTGTTATTTGGTCCTATTTCAGTAAATTAGAAGAAGTTACCCGTGCGCAAGGTACGATTGTGCCAAGTAGTCACGAACAAGTGATTCAAAGTTTAGATCCGGGGATTTTAAGCGAAATGCTCGTGCGTGAAGGGGATCAGGTAGAAAAAGGGCAAATTTTGCTTAAACTTGACGATACCCGTTCTTCCGCTATTTTGCGTGAAACGCAAGCGAAAGTGGATAATCTTGAGGCAACGGTAATCCGTTTAAAAGCGGAAATCAACGGCGAAGAGCCTATTTTTCCTGATAATATTCCTGAAGAAATCCAACGTCGTGAAAAAGGGGTTTACCAAGCGAAACGAGCGGCGCTGGCTGAAAGTTTAAAAAGTTTGCAAGAAAGTAAACGCCTATTAGATCGCGAAATTACCTTGACCAAACCTATCGTTGAACGAGGGGCTATGTCGCAGGTTGAATTATTGCGTATGGAACGTTCTTCCGCAGATTTACAATTACAAATTAGTGAACGCCAACATAAATATATTACTGATGCCAACGCAGAATTAGGGCGAACACAAGGCGAATTAGATCAAGCGAGAGAAAACCTTGCCATGCGTGCTGATCCCGTTGAACGCTCAATGATTCGTGCCCCACTAAAAGGGATTGTCAAAAATATCAAAATCAACACCATTGGCGGCGTGATTTCTGCTGGACAAGATATTATGGAAATTACCCCTTTAGAGGATACATTATTAGTTGAGGCTTATATTAATCCCAAAGACGTGGCTTATATTATGCCCGGTATGAAAGCGGTAGTGAAATTAACCGCTTATGACTATGCCATTTATGGCGGTTTAGATGGCGAAGTAACCCTATTAAGCCCAGGCACATTACAGGATAAGAAAATGGGCAGTGAACTCAATCTTGATCCCAACTCCGCATTTTATCGTGTGTTAGTCCGCACTGACGGTGCAGAACTGACCGATAAAAACGGCAAAACCTTGCCTGTTATCCCTGGAATGATCGCCACCGTAGATATTAAAACCGGCGAGAAAACCGTATTCCAATACCTCACCAAGCCGATTACCCGAATGAAACAAGCATTGCAGGAAAGGTAAGTTTTTGATAAAAAACATAATTTCTTCTGTTTTTTAGACTAAGTGCGGTCTGTTTTGCAAAAATTTCAGGCAGCGTTAGGCTGCCTGAAAATTAAGATGACCTTTAAAGCCCTAATAAAACGGCGATTTTTTCTTTAATGTCCTCTATTTCCGCTTGATTGGCTTTGCCTTTAAATTGGGCATTTCTGGCGCGCCAATCTAGGCTTTTTATTTGATCGCATAGGGCAACGTTGGGAATATTTCCTGCAATCCGCACTTCAAAAGGATAACCCTTAATCTTGGTGGTAAGCGGACAACAAAGCATTAAACCTATCTGATTGTAAGCCTTTGGACTTAACACGATCGCAGGGCGGTTGCCTGCTTGCTCGTGTCCCGTTTGAGGGTCAAAGTCTAACCATACAATATCGCCTACATCGGGAATATAGCGGCTTACCATATTTCTTTCCCAACAGGTTTGCCAAAATTCATTTCTTGATGCTGATTGTCTTCGGTGATTTGCGACAACAATTCATCAAGGGAATATTTGCGTTTTGTTTGGTTGGTTTTAACGGGTTCAATGACTAATCGTCCTTGCTCTTGACGAATATTAACCACAGAATTAGGCTGAATATCAAGGGCTTTCATCATTGCCGCTGGAAGACGAATAGAGGCACTGTTACCCCATTTTTTAACGGTAATGTGCATGGCTTTCTCCTTTGGGCTATCTTGAAAAATAAGATGATTTTACAATGTATCAACATAAACGGCAAAAATTTTTTAGGTAGCGATTATAACAAGAATTTTTATCATTGATTGTTTATCGCTTAATTTTTGTACAGAATCTAACTAATACTATTCTTTTAACTTGGTTTTCCTTTTATATGTTGATAGCGGATACAACAGGAATTGAAAAATGATAGTCGTTAAGAAATAGAGTATAGTTTATGGGGCTCTATTAGATTAGCCCTAAATTTCACACCATTTTCGCAAGATTTTAAATTGCTGAGAAGGTGTCCCAAAGTTAAACCGAAACTCGCATTCTTTCAAGAATAAAGGAAAGGATTTTCGGTCAATGCCATTATATTTTCTTAATACTCGTTTGGCTTGATTCCAAAAATTTTCAATGCCATTGATGTGATTTTTCTTTACCGCAAAATGGCTTTGATGATTAATCCGATAATGTTTAAACTCACTCACATCAAGAACATCATCACTGCAATAATAGTCCGTATATACAATGCTATCTGGCTGAATTTTTCGTTTAATAACAGGAAGTCAAGTTTTCGTCTGTGTATTTTCAACTACAATGGTATAAACCTTACCTTGGTGTTTTAGCATACCGAAAACAGCGATTTTCCTGCCGCTCCACGCCCTCGTTTTCCTTTCCTAACACCACCAAAATAACTTTCATCAAGTTCAACTTCCCCTTCAAAAACTTCGTGAGCTTGCAGGGCAAGATGATAGCCAATCACTTGGCGAATTTTACGGTAAAAAAGTGCTGAAGAATTAGGATTTATTCCTAATAGATCACTCTCTGCTCTTGCCGTTACTTCAAGAACAAAAAACTCAAGGAGTTTTAGCTGTATTTTTCTTTTTAATTTACAATGGGTTATCTTCATTTTTGCAGTCTATCATAACTGCTAATCTAATACAGCCCCTAGTTTATTATTTAAAAACCCACACTGAAATTTTTAAAAATGCTAAGACATAAAGTGCGGTTAATTTTGAAAAAATTTTGCCAAAACAGACCGCACTTTACGCTTACTTCAAAGCCAAATATGGAGTATCATAGCCGTTTTAATTATTAACAACATAAAATAAAACGATGATTTATAAACGCCCTATTCAGCCAGCACATAATAAAAAATTACAGAAAAAACTGGATATAATCTCCCAAAACTTTCGGCAATATTATGCTAACCAACAATTTTCCCTCGCTTTACAAGAAACATTAAAAGCCCATAAACTTATTCCTGCCTCGGTTAAACCACTGAGCGATGCGGCAACGGTAGCAATCTATCTTAACCAATGGCAAGACAGCATTCGCTATGCCAATCGTGCTTTGCAACGTGATGCGAATTGTTTGAATGCTTATGATGCTCTCGCCCATAGCTATGGTGCTTTAAAGGATTGGGAAAAGGCAGGTCAAGCAGGGTTAAAAGCCCTACAACTGCGAGATCAACAATATGGTTCAGGTGAATTACCGTCCCTCCCTCACATTGATCTAGCCTTAGCCAAAAAGAAGAAAAAAGTGATTGCATTTTCCTTATTTGGTGGGCTTTCTCGCTATGCCGAACCTGCGGTATTAAATACCGAACTTTGTCCAATTTTATACCCTGATTGGGTGTGCCGTTTTTATGTGGATCATTCTGTACCTACAACCTTGATTGATCGCTTACGCCGTAATGGAGCGGAAATTATATATGTATCAGAACAACAGCAACAATGGCAAGGCACATTATGGCGTTTCTTAGCCATTGATGATCCTGATGTGGGTTATATCATTTTTCGTGATGCCGATTCTGTGATTTCACAACGAGAGGCAGCAGCGGTTAATCAATGGCTAGCCAGTGATAAATTATTTCATACCATGCGTGATAGCGGTTCGCATACCGAATTGATTTTAGCAGGATTATGGGGCTGTGTAGCGAGCGCTGTGCCAAAATTGGAACAAAAAATTAATGATTATATCGCCAGTCAAAAATCCTTATCACAACGCTTTGCTGATCAATATTTTTTGCGTGAACAAATTTGGCGTTATGCTAAACAAAGTTTATTTGCACACGATCGCCTATTTGGTTTCTATCAAGCTCAAGATTTTCCAAATAATGAAGGTTTTGACTATGATAATTACCATATTGGCTGTAATGAAGGCAATGCCGTTGCTCATTTAAATGTTGACTATGCCGATGGTACAGAAATTGAATGGACAATGTATTCTTGTATTTCGCCCTTGTTAAATCCTGATGGTAGCGTAAATCGTGAAGCACAAGAGCGAGAAATTTGCCGATATGTTGCCATTGTGCATAATCAAAAAATTGACATAGAAATTCCACGCCGTTATGCACGAGGTGTCGCAGAAAAACTGACAAGGTTTACGGTAAAACCTATAGATGATAAACGATAAATTTTCTATAAATATTCAGGATTAAAAACTTCAGGTTTAGTGAAAATTTATTAATAACTTAAAGCTGTTTTAAATTTGTCTATTTCAAAAGATTTAAACATTCATGGATATTAATTGGGCGTGTTAGTGCTTATGGATAGCTTAACTAAGAAGATCGTTTATCATTAAATTGTGATAAGAAAACACCAATGAATACTATTAACTTGAATTGAATAAGTTCAGAGAAAAGGCGATACTATTTAATAGATTATATTTAATGATTGTTTAGGGTTATTAAAACTTATTCAATGCGCTTATACAGAAGAGTTATTCCGCCTCGTTGCTTATATTATTGGTATTTGAAACATTAAGATTATAAACGAACGCTCAAATAAATATAATGAAAAGGGAGGCGTTTTCTTTATAAACATAAAGGATTAAGTCGAAGTTGTAAGGTTATGTTTATAAAGGATTTCTTTGGGTAAAAAGAGTAGGTAAGATTATATAAAAATAATGCTCTTCACACTTTCCCATTAAACCAATTATTTTTAATGAGTAAATTATTTTAATCTTCGTCGCCTGCGATGATAAGTTAAGCTAGGCGAAACCCTTCTGGTTTTTATAGCACTATGATTAGGTTCTGGCAAATTATTACGCTTAATTCGGCGATAGTGGCTTAAAAAATAATGAAAACTACCGGCGAGTAGTATGCCTGTCAAAAAAACTAAAATAAATTCGCCATATAGCTGATGAAAAATTTGGTTAATTTTATGTTGTGTGGTTTGTCCATATTGATTATTAAAGGTAACACGTAAAAAACCAATAACCCCTTCAGGTGAGTAAATGGTTTCTACAATTTGCTGGCTATTTTGATTTTGTTGGTTTTCTTGATGAATTTGTTGTAGTACATTTATTTTTTTATGGGTTTGTGTCAGTAGTTCGCCATTGGCACTATAAAGTGAAGCATCTAAGACAAAGATTTGTTTAGCAAAATCTTCTAAATGTTCATTAAGTTGTTCATTTGTTGTATTCGGATTGGTTAATAACATGGCATAAAGATTAGCTTGCTGGCGAACAAGTAAGTGGGAGAGGTGTGCCACTTGATTAACACTAGCGAGTTGAGAGCTAAGTTTAAATTGCTGAATACCGTAGAAAATAATGCTCATAATGCTGGCACAAAAGAGTATTATGGTAAGTATTAAGCCAATTTTTATTAGTTTCTGTTTTGTAAAACTCAAGTTATTTGCCTCAAAATTTTAATTTATGCTAGTATCATCATTGTTGTGTTATTGGTTTAATTAGGTATTTTATGTCATATTTTATTGTTTATGCCTCTTATTCGTTAGCTGAGCGTTTTACTCAATTTCAACAAAAGTGCGGTCAGAATTTTACTATTTTTGATCGCTGGACGATAGCAGAAAATGAAGTAATTTTATTACAACAGGCTTTGCAACCTGAGTGGGTTGAGCTTGCCCATCAGTTAGGCTTGGATATAGCTCCGATTGATTTTATCCCTCGTTTAAGTCAAGCGGGCTTGCTTGTTATGGATATGGATTCTACTGCAATTCAGATCGAATGTATTGATGAAATTGCCAAATTGGCAGGCACAGGAGAACAAGTTGCCGAGATTACCGCTCAGGCGATGCGAGGGGAATTAGATTTTGAGCAGAGTTTACGCCAACGTGTTGCCACTTTAGCTAATGCCCCAGTGGCTATTTTATCGCAGGTACAAAAGCATTTGCCATTAATGCCGGGGTTAGTGGAAAGTGTTAAATTGCTACAAAAAAATGGTTGGAAAATTGCGATTGCTTCAGGCGGTTTTACCTATTTTGCGGATTATTTAAAAGAAACGTTAGGATTGGATTATGCGGTGTCTAATCAGTTAGAAATACAAGGGGGTAAGCTGACTGGCGAAGTGAAAGGCGAGGTGGTTACTGCACAATATAAAGCCGATACGCTTGTTCAATTAGCTAAGCAATATGAGCTTGATCTCGCTAATACGGTAGCCATTGGCGATGGGGCAAATGATTTGGCAATGATGGCGGTAGCAGGTTTGGGCGTTGCTTTACATGCTAAACCTAAGGTGCAACAACAAGCTAAAATTGTGATAAACTTTGCGGATTTTAGTGGTCTTTTATGTGTATTAAGTGCAAATGATAGAATAAGAGGAGAGTAATCATGCCATCATTTGATATTGTTTCAGAAATTACCTTACACGAAGTGCGTAATGCAGTAGAAAATGCTAATCGTGATTTAGCTAATCGTTATGATTTCCGCAATGTGCCTGCCAGCATTGAATTAAATGAGAAAAATGAAAGTATTAAAGTTGCGACAGAATCTGATTTTCAGTTAGAACAATTAATTGATATTTTGCGTAATGCTTGTATTAAACGTAATATTGAATCCACTTCTTTAGATATTCCTGCCGAATATGAACATAGCGGTAAAACTTATAGTAAAGAAATTAAGTTAAGACAGGGAATTGATAAGGAAATGGCAAAGAAAATAACCAAATTGATTAAAGATTCTAAACTTAAGGTTCAAACCCAAATTCAAGGAGAGCAAGTGAGGGTAACGGGTAAATCAAGAGATGATTTACAGGCGGTTATTCAATTAGTAAAAAATGCAGAATTGGGGCAACCTTTTCAATTTAATAATTTTCGTGATTAATCCTTTGTATTGTTAGGTAAGGAGGTGTTATGTCAAATCCGTCAAAAACGAAAGGTTGGTTTAAACGTCTGCTTGCTAAATACGATCATTTCCTTAAAACTTCAGGGTTAGATAAAAAGGGTGGCTGTGGTTGTATGCCGCCTGCTCGTTATGATCCGCCATTGTACACCAAAGAGGAAAAAATGGCGTTAAAGCAACAACAGGTTAATAAAGATTAAATAGCGAGTGAAATTTACTTAAACCGATAAATCACTTGATTTGCCGATCCTCGCCAAGCAAGGCTGGGATCGGCTTGTTGTTGAATAAACTTGCCGTCAATAAGGACATCAATGTAGGGCAACATTTGGCGTTGATAATCGTCTAATTCGGCAAGGGTATAACCTGTCCAACACCAAATATCTTTATCAGGACATTCTTTTTTTACACGTTGAACAAAAGGAAGTAAGGTTGCCACATTGCGAGGGTGTAGTGGATCGCCCCCTGATAGACTTAACCCTTGCCGTTTTATGCGGGTATCTTGTAAATCCTGAATGATTTGTTGTTCCATTTGCCAATCAAAGGGAACACCTGCACTAAATGACCAACTTTTTTGGTTATAACAGCCTTTGCAGGCGTGAGTGCAACCTGCTACAAATAAGGTACAGCGTGTTCCCTCGCCATTCACAATATCAACGGGATAATATTGTAAGTAGTTCATCATATATCAAGGCTATAAATGTTTGACGCGACGTTTCACTTCCTCTTGTTTACCCGCATTAAATGGGCGTGCATCAGGGCTACCGAGATAGCCACAAACACGCCGTGTAACTGAGACTTTTTCGCTATCGTGATTACCGCATTTTGGACAAACAAAGCCTTTGCTTGTGCAATGAAATTCCCCCGTAAAACCACATTCATAGCATTCATCAATGGGAGTATTTGTGCCATAATAAGGCACGCGATCATAGCTGTAATCCCAAACATCTTCTAAGGCTTTGAGATTATGTTGTACATTAGGATATTCGCCATAACAAATAAAGCCACCGCTTGCTAATGCAGGATAAGGTTGTTCAAAATCTAATTTATCGTAAGGATTGACTTTTTTCTCAACATCTAAATGGTAACTATTAGTATAGTAACCTTTGTCGGTAACCCCTTGAATAATGCCAAATTGTTTACTGTCTAAACGGCAGAAGCGATCACATAGGTTTTCGCTAGGGGTAGAATACAGGCTAAAAGCATAGCCTGTTTCTGCTTTCCATTGTTTAGCACAATCGCTTAAGTATCGCACAATATCAATGCCCTTTTGCCGTAACTGTTGATCGTCATAAATATGTTTATCGCCAAATAAGGCGTTGATGGTTTCGTGGATACCAATATAGCCAAGGGAAATAGAGGCTCGTCCATTTTTAAAGATTTGAGCAATATTATCGTCCGCTTTTAGCCTTACACCACAAGCTCCCTCCATATATAAAATAGGGGCAACTCGTGCTTTGGTTTGCTCTAAACGCGCAATTCTTGTCATTAAGGCTTTTTTGGCAATTTGCAAGCGTTGGGCTAATAATTGATAAAAGATTTCTTCTCGTTGTTGGCTTGTGCTTGCTTGCGTTCTTGCCTCTAGGGCAATACGCGGTAAATTAAGACTAACCACCCCTAGATTATTCCGTCCATCATGAATTTCTTCCCCTTGCTGATGATAGGCATTGAGAAAACTACGACAACCCATAGGGGCTTTAAATGATCCTGTTACTTTGACCACTTGTTCATAGTTTAGAATATCAGGGTACATACGTTTTGAGGCACATTCTAGAGCGAGCTGTTTAATATCATAATTTGGATCGCTAGGTTGTTGGTTGATACCTTTTTTAAGGGTAAAGACTAATTTCGGAAAAACGGGGGTTTTGTGATTTTTGCCCAAGCCACGAATACGATTTTGCAAAATAGATTTTTGAATTAATTTAGCTTGCCAGCTTGTTCCTAAGCCAAAACCAAAGGTAACAAAAGGGGTTTGTCCGTTGGAGGTGTGCAAGGTATTGACTTCATATTCTAAGGATTGAAAAGCATCAAAACATTCTTTCTCAATTTGAGCTTGTGCATAGCCCTGTTTATCGGCAATTTGCCATTGTTCGGCAATGCGTAAATGTTTTTCATAACTTTGTTGCACAAAAGGAGCTAAAACTTCATCAATACGATTAATGGTCGTGCCACCATAAATATGGCTTGCCACTTGAGCGATAATTTGGGCGGTAACTGCTGTCGCCGTACCAATGGATTTTGGTGGCTCAATTTCAGCATTGCCCATTTTAAAGCCTTGATTAAGCATACCTTTTAAATCCACTAACATACAATTAAACATAGGAAAGAAAGGGGCATAATCAAGATCGTGATAATGAATTTCTCCTTTTTCGTGTGCCTCAACCACATCTCTTGGCAAAATATGCCGTTTGGCATAATGTTTCGCCACAATACCAGCTAATAAATCTCGTTGGGTTGGGATAACTTTCGCATCTTTGTTGGCATTTTCATTGAGTAATTGCACATTGCTTTGCTCAATCAGCCCCTCAATTTCTTGAGTTAATTGGCTACGTTTTTCGCGAGCTAAATCTCGATCATGCCGATATTCAATATAGGCTCGTGCAATTTGTGGGTATTGGCTTGACATTAAATGATTTTCAACAATTTGCTGAATTTGGTGAATATCAATTTCTTCGGCATGGTGGGTAAAAATATCCTGACAAATTTGTTGCCCCATTTGATGACAAAAAAAATCATCGTAAATTTCTACCGCACTTGAGGCTTTTTGAATTGCATTAATAATACGTTGTACCTCAAAATTTGCACGACCGCCATCACGTTTAATGACCCACATAATTTCGTTTACCCTCTTTGTTTGCATTTTGTTGGCAAGATACTATATATAGATTTTTCAATTAACTCAATCACAATATATTGTGTTTTTGTAACTTAATTGTTAATAAATTCAAGTTAGTATTTGGTTTTATTCATATTTTTCTCTTTTAAAAAAATATAAGAAAAAGATAAAAATGTGATTTAGATCACAAAGTGAAAATAAACGCTGAAAGTGTAATCAAATAAGGATTAAGATAGAGTAAATTCTCACAGAATGAGGAAAACATAATGAAATTTTGGCGGAATAATGCTTTTATCTTAATAAGTTATGTGCTTTTAATGGGCATTGGTTTTCCTATTATGCGTTTTTTTAGTTTGCATTTTGACACCCTTAATAATAATGCCTTGCGCTTTAGTGCTGGGGGAATGATATTAATGTGTTTTGCCTTATTTGCTTATCCTTATGCAACTAAAGCCTTTATAAGGGATAGGCGAGCAATGTTTTTCGTGATCATTATTGCCTTATTGATGAGTGCGAATATGTTCTTTTTTATCAAAGGGTTAGAATATACCTCAGCACTTTCTGCCAGTATTTTCGCCTTGCTAGCGATCCCGCTTGCTATTATAACAGCGAGTTGTTTTTTTCACGATGAAAGCGCGTTGTTAAAGCAGCCCCGTTTTTGGTGGGGAAGTGTATTGATCCTGAGTGGTGCTTGCCTGTTTATTTTATCTTCTGCAACTTATCATCATAATGGACAAATCCTCGGTTACCTTTATCTATTGCTTGCGATTAGTATCCAAGCGATACAAAACTTGGTAGTGAAAAATATTGCTCATCAGCATAATGTGATTATAGTCAGTGCTTTTGTGGCATTATTAACAGGAAGTTTTTATTTGATTTTCTCCGCCTTAACGGGCAATTTCATGCTTTTGCAACATTTTTCTGTGGGATTGATTGTAGGCTTACTCTTGGCGGGTATTTACGGTATGTTGACAGGTATGCTAATGGCTTTTTATATTGTCAAAACACAAGGCATTATCCGTTTTAACCTAATCCAATTATTAATCCCTTTCTCCACCGCCATAATGGCTTATTTTAGCTTGAATGAACAAGTGAGTTTAAATCAAAGTCTTGGCGGTATGGTATTGATTTTGGGGTGTTTATTGGCATTTAACAGTAACAATAAAAATCATCAGTAAAGTGCGGTCAGTTTTCACAAAATTTTTATCAGCTTAAAACTGATTAAATATGCTTAATGATTAAACTGTGCGGGATAGTCGTTTCAATTAAACTGAATACAATACAGAGAGCACGGCGAGATAAACGCCGTACTCTTTTAAACAGGGACAATAAGCTAATTCCTTTATTTTTTATCGCCTTTAAGTAATTCCGCAATGCCAGCCACAGAACCAATTAAATTACCTGCCTCTAGTGGCATAAGCACCACTTTACTGTTTTCCGCTCCACCAATTTCTTTTAAAGCCTCAGTATATTTTTGGGCAATAAAATAATTAATGGCTTTGGTATCTCCGCTAGCAATAGCCTCTGATACCATTTGAGTGGCTTTTGCCTCTGCTTCAGCCGCCCGTTCACGCGCTTCCGCTTGCAAAAATGCCTCTTGTCGTTCCCCTTCCGCTTTTAAAATGCGAGATTGCTTTTCTCCCTCAGCACGCAAAATTTCCGCTTGACGAACCCCCTCTGCCTCTAAAATATCCGCCCGTTTATTACGTTCGGCTTTCATTTGGGCATTCATCGCCGCAATCAGTTCTTGTGGTGGACGCACATCACGAATTTCAATACGTGTGACTTTTACACCCCAAGGATTAGTTGCCTCATCAACAATAGACAATAGACGACTATTGATCGCATCACGCTGGGACAACATTTCATCAAGTTCCATAGAGCCAAGTACAGTACGGATATTGGTCATGGTCAGATTAATAATGGCTTGTTCTAAATGATTGACTTCATAAGCGGCATTGCGAGCATCAATCACTTGCACAAAACAAACGGCATCAATAGACACATTGGCATTGTCTTTTGAAATCACTTCTTGAGAGGGAATATCTAATACCTGTTCCATCATATTAATTTTGCGACCAACACGATCCACAAACGGCACTACAAAATTTAACCCAGGTGTAAGCGTTTTAGTATAACGCCCAAAACGCTCAATCGTCCAATGATAACCCTGTGGCACCATTTTTAGAGTAGAGGCAAGAACCGCAATAACTAAAATAATAAAGAAGACCGACACAATCGGCAAACCATCTAAGTAGCTCATAAGATTTTCCTTGTAAATAAGAGTGAGTTGGTTTGGCAAGTTTAGCATAGGCGGAGGGAATGCACAGTAAATTTATTGTAGCAGGTAACATAAAAAATTTTCTAAAAAAGCACCGCACTTTGATTTGTATTTAAGCGTTTGAAATGATTGAATCATAATTCTATGTTATTTATTTAGTGCGTATATTTACATAACAAAACCGCTCAAAAGAGCGGTCAGTTTTAGTATTATTTTTTGTATTGAGTGAATTAGAACAAACGCTCAGAGGTTTTTAAGAGTTCGTATTTGAATGGGCGTTTCATATTGTTAATGGCATCAATAATGTCGTGATGAACCAGTTGATCGTTTTGGATACCAACGCAATAACCCGCTTTACCCGCTAGGAGAAGATCAACGGCATAAACGCCCATACGAGAGGCGAGGATACGGTCAAAAGCACAAGGCGAACCGCCACGTTGGATATGTCCTAATACGGTGGCTCGGGTTTCGTGGTGTACGCGAGCTTCAATTTCTTTGGCTAATTCATTAACATCTGTCATAAGTTCGGTCATTGCAATAATTGCATGGCGTTTTCCTTTGGCAATGCTGAGTTCAATTTGTTGGATAAGTTTTTCACGATCAAAAGGGGCTTCAGGGACAACGATATATTCACAGCCCCCAGCAATGGCGGCGGCTAAGGTTAGGTCGCCACAATGTCTTCCCATAATTTCTACAATAGAAATACGTTGGTGTGAACTACAAGTATCACGTAAACGATCAATAGCGGTAACCGCTGTTTCTAATGCGGTTTGGTAGCCAATGGTATAATCTGTGCCTGCCACATCATTATCAATAGTGCCGGGGATACCAATACATGGAAAGCCATGTTCTTCTGTGAGTAATTTTGCTCCCATATAAGAACCGTCTCCACCAATAACTACCAATGCATCAATACCATGATTTTTTAAATTTTCTGCACATTTTGCCCGCACTTTAGGATCTTTAAACTCAGGAAAACGTGCTGAGCCAAGGAATGTGCCACCTCGGTTGATGACGTCAGAAACGCTAAAACGGCTAAGTTGTTTAATTTTGTTGTTGTATAAACCTTGGTAGCCGTCATAGATACCAAAAACCTCTAGTCCTTCGGAAAGTGCGGCGCGTACAACACCACGAATAGCGGCGTTCATACCCGGTGCATCACCACCACTGGTTAATACTGCAATAGTTTTAATCATAATATCATTCCTTATTAAATTTAAATGAAACTGTTATCAATAAGAATAAGCAAATTTTTCTGATAGGCTTATTCTAACAAAATTTATTCATTTTGTTGTGTCAAATTTTATGCTGTTGTTCTGCTTGCACCACACTAGTAGGTTCTTGGTGAATGATAATATCCGCTTGTCCAAAGGATTGGG
Above is a window of Volucribacter amazonae DNA encoding:
- a CDS encoding YtjB family periplasmic protein translates to MSFTKQKLIKIGLILTIILFCASIMSIIFYGIQQFKLSSQLASVNQVAHLSHLLVRQQANLYAMLLTNPNTTNEQLNEHLEDFAKQIFVLDASLYSANGELLTQTHKKINVLQQIHQENQQNQNSQQIVETIYSPEGVIGFLRVTFNNQYGQTTQHKINQIFHQLYGEFILVFLTGILLAGSFHYFLSHYRRIKRNNLPEPNHSAIKTRRVSPSLTYHRRRRRLK
- a CDS encoding DUF5363 family protein — translated: MSNPSKTKGWFKRLLAKYDHFLKTSGLDKKGGCGCMPPARYDPPLYTKEEKMALKQQQVNKD
- the mazF gene encoding endoribonuclease MazF, whose amino-acid sequence is MVSRYIPDVGDIVWLDFDPQTGHEQAGNRPAIVLSPKAYNQIGLMLCCPLTTKIKGYPFEVRIAGNIPNVALCDQIKSLDWRARNAQFKGKANQAEIEDIKEKIAVLLGL
- a CDS encoding YajQ family cyclic di-GMP-binding protein; this encodes MPSFDIVSEITLHEVRNAVENANRDLANRYDFRNVPASIELNEKNESIKVATESDFQLEQLIDILRNACIKRNIESTSLDIPAEYEHSGKTYSKEIKLRQGIDKEMAKKITKLIKDSKLKVQTQIQGEQVRVTGKSRDDLQAVIQLVKNAELGQPFQFNNFRD
- a CDS encoding AbrB/MazE/SpoVT family DNA-binding domain-containing protein produces the protein MHITVKKWGNSASIRLPAAMMKALDIQPNSVVNIRQEQGRLVIEPVKTNQTKRKYSLDELLSQITEDNQHQEMNFGKPVGKEIW
- the nrdG gene encoding anaerobic ribonucleoside-triphosphate reductase-activating protein translates to MNYLQYYPVDIVNGEGTRCTLFVAGCTHACKGCYNQKSWSFSAGVPFDWQMEQQIIQDLQDTRIKRQGLSLSGGDPLHPRNVATLLPFVQRVKKECPDKDIWCWTGYTLAELDDYQRQMLPYIDVLIDGKFIQQQADPSLAWRGSANQVIYRFK
- a CDS encoding tetratricopeptide repeat protein, with amino-acid sequence MIYKRPIQPAHNKKLQKKLDIISQNFRQYYANQQFSLALQETLKAHKLIPASVKPLSDAATVAIYLNQWQDSIRYANRALQRDANCLNAYDALAHSYGALKDWEKAGQAGLKALQLRDQQYGSGELPSLPHIDLALAKKKKKVIAFSLFGGLSRYAEPAVLNTELCPILYPDWVCRFYVDHSVPTTLIDRLRRNGAEIIYVSEQQQQWQGTLWRFLAIDDPDVGYIIFRDADSVISQREAAAVNQWLASDKLFHTMRDSGSHTELILAGLWGCVASAVPKLEQKINDYIASQKSLSQRFADQYFLREQIWRYAKQSLFAHDRLFGFYQAQDFPNNEGFDYDNYHIGCNEGNAVAHLNVDYADGTEIEWTMYSCISPLLNPDGSVNREAQEREICRYVAIVHNQKIDIEIPRRYARGVAEKLTRFTVKPIDDKR
- a CDS encoding HlyD family efflux transporter periplasmic adaptor subunit, yielding MTTENSSQEQNKQPQTQKLEKVDNKDLHLLTDLHAAMQQEKHTKTFAIIWLIGVFLIVFVIWSYFSKLEEVTRAQGTIVPSSHEQVIQSLDPGILSEMLVREGDQVEKGQILLKLDDTRSSAILRETQAKVDNLEATVIRLKAEINGEEPIFPDNIPEEIQRREKGVYQAKRAALAESLKSLQESKRLLDREITLTKPIVERGAMSQVELLRMERSSADLQLQISERQHKYITDANAELGRTQGELDQARENLAMRADPVERSMIRAPLKGIVKNIKINTIGGVISAGQDIMEITPLEDTLLVEAYINPKDVAYIMPGMKAVVKLTAYDYAIYGGLDGEVTLLSPGTLQDKKMGSELNLDPNSAFYRVLVRTDGAELTDKNGKTLPVIPGMIATVDIKTGEKTVFQYLTKPITRMKQALQER